The segment TGAGTATTTCCCCCCTCTCTAACTCAATAAATTCTCACACTCGGGATGGGAGTCCGAAAACATCGATAGACTGCTTCCCAGATTCTTGATGTCCTTCATGAGAATCATGACAGAGCCATGCTGTGGTTTAACTTTTGCAGGACATGTCCTTGCTTAAGTAAGAAAATCTTGACATGTTCTGTCCCAAAGAGCATGCTCCCATGACAGTGACCGTGCACTAAACAAATTCTTACATCCTTGGCCTTCATGTCATCTTTTTTGGCTTTCATGGAATTGCTAAGCTAATACTTACAGTAGCATACTTTGATACTCACTGTCCTTTTTTCTCAGCTGAAACAACACCTCGTGCCTACTCCGGCATGGCTATCAGGCTATGTGGCCTGggaaaaatgaaatatattaaaaaagtatcgattatttaatttattttagccACTACATGTTCAACAACGTTTCCCATAACTCAAAGTGTCTCAATGTTATTCCTATTATTTTCACACAGTTTCAGTACAGCcttaatcgtttttttttttattattattattttcatagatTATTATTGCATGAATATGGTGGTCTAGAAGATACagatgaaagaaagaaatggaaaaattgaaaaaaaagttaaatgtaAAGGTGGGAATTTCGTTAGTTATTTACCAATCAAGAGCCACACTagatctttttataatttataagacCAACATCGCAGATTTTAAACTACAGGGACTGGAGTAGAAAGTTTCTGAATCTGCAGAGCTAAAGCCTAAAGTACAATATAGAGGTCATACATACGCTGACAAATAAAATTAGCTCAACTAAAAATGTAAGTcgccgttgccggggatcgAACCCGGGTCACCCGCGTGACAGGCGGGAATACTTACCACTATACTACAACGACACGCTTGTAAGGTCATgcataattaaatcatttatacAATATAGTTATTAGGTAAACGCCGCATGGGGGCACCGTACGTGGTTGGATTCAAGAAACAAGAACCGGTGACTGGAAAGTTGAAAACAATTATCAATAGTAAAAGTCAGCTGAGAGAAACACATTGAAATCATTGTGAAATGCTTCCAGtgcttaaataattaatatatcttaaaaaaattgcagTGATTGGACTATAAAGAATTTGGATTCAAAATAGCATTAGTGTTGGTTCCATTATTCATCCACTACTACATTCTCTGTGACAAAAAAAGCAGCACCAGAACAGCATTGGTTTTTCGATAATGTAaacaccaagaatttggttcaTATCCTGGTCGATGTTTTCCAGAAACCCGAGACAGGCTAGAATAGCATGGAATATCATATTTAGCTGAGGTGAATGGCAAAGACAAAAATCCACTTCATGTTGCAGGTACAGCATCCATTTCCAGTCCACGGTTCCCTTGATGGACTCTCTCATTCCTTTATTCTTCCAATTCCAATCAACACAGTTCACAAAATAATCATGATCCACGAAGatatcttctttctttattcttcAAGTGAACACACTTGTTCACAAATAATCCTGATCATCTTGATGACGGGGTGCCAACATTGTGATTATGATGCTATTGGCAACGATGCTGAATCATCTTCAGTCCTTTCTTTGTACTGAATACTTTAAGCCCTAAACTGTGGCATCTCCAAagaaaataatcttttcaaaaattcataTGATGCAAAGAATAGTGCTCCTTGAGACATGTACATAACCAATCTCGGAGTTAATCCCCTGAACATGGAAACAAGAAGAATAGTGGTTAAGCAGAGCTGATAATATCTGCAAATCACAAGTTTCAATGCTgggaatataatttataaaatgataattcaaaaactaaaattactcTTCAAAGAGTTTGAACAGTCATACAGGTCATAAGCTCCTCAGATGTGTGTTGCCTTCTCAAACTTCTAATAAATTTGCCAAATATGTCACACTTCTAGATACTATAGTTCATCCTAAAAAACTTCAGATTTTTAACACCCTGACATTCTTCAACTCAAAAGCCACAGCAGAGTTACCTGTTCATAGAAGTTATGACTCGTCGATGATGACTTAAGAACTTGAAATGTTCCACCATTTTAAGCGtgtaaacaatttttaaaataattatcatgctTAGATGAAAATGTGCAGATCCAAATCAACTGTACCTATAGAGACCCTTCAAACCTTCATTCTTGCCTATTTCTTGAAGTGCATGAAATACGTTTCCATATGGGCTCATGGATCCAGGAATCTGCAAAATGCCACTGTTAGAGAAACATGTGCAAAAGATTAATGATGATAGCAGGCAGCGCATAGAGAAATATAATTAGTTTCAAGTTACACAGCTAACTGACAGGTCTTTTTTCACACCAAACTCTCTTGAGGTTACACGATTGCACACTCAAAAAGGctttagaaaagtaaaaaaaaaaaaacatactacATAAACTTCTCATCAGTTGAAAATCTATAGATGGCatgtcattgaataatatcaATCTTTCCCTTATGATAAATATCTTGAATAATAAAGTCCCTAACATATCCTTGCAATTAAATTGTACAGTCACATTCATGATACACCCATATAGAGCTATTCCAGAATGGAAATACAAAAAAGGTTTCAGTGCATTGTTTCAAATATGGATGgaggggtgtgtgtgtgtttcaaTGGGTGCATAAGAGCTTGACAAATGTGATACTTCTACTATCTAACTTTCAAGAATCACATGAGGCTACACAACAACAATTCAATACATTTACAAACCTGCGTCTGCAATCTTGTCTTCACCACATCAAAAGGAGTTGTAAATAAGGCTGCAGTAGATCCTGCTAATCCTCCGCAAACTAGCTGCATTGATTGGACTTTATCTAAGAATATCCCGTGTAAATGATTTGaagatactaaaagaaaatgCTATGATCCAACCACCAAGCCAGCACCACAAAAAAGTGGAAATGTTACACACAACAGGCAGAGGGTTTATAAAAGGGAGCATGCATAAAGAAAGGAACAAACCGTTTGTAATGTACTGGGTTGAGCACTGGAATTTTGAGATGACAGCACCAACTGCTTCAAGCTTTCATATGTGTAAAACTGCATAATGGCTAATATATCTTTAGAATTGGATGCTGAATCAAAAAGCATCAGCAGACagtccataaaaaacaaaatctttgtGAAAACTTGAGGTCTAAAGCAGCCAGATTTTTTATCGCGTTTCACTATCTTGCAACCCAGAGGCACCACATTTTCACATGTTAAAGACATTATCACTTGTTAAAATAGAGCAGAAGATTAACATAAAAGAGGCTGTAGAATATCAAATAGCAGGGGTCAACATAAGCTGTAAAGCAGTTAGATTTCATAGTTTAATTTACATTATGATCAGAAAGATCATTAGTCTAAAATCTGGTGCACAGAACAGGCAAAAACATCTAGCATGCAGAAAGATCTAACCTTGATCACTGACTGTGGAATGTTCCGACAGAGTACAGCTCCCCAACCTGCATACAACGAGTGGAAACCACCTTTTCCAATTATTCCAACCAGTGCACTCCTGCAAATACATATTAAAGTAACAAAAGAATGACATATTAAAGTAACAAAGGACTGGCATATTTAAGTAACACAGGAACGACAACCAATAATAGAATGGATTCTCTATTATGAAGACAACATAAAACAGTGTCCAGGAAAAATAAGTACAGAACTTCAAACACTAAGGTAATAGTAAGCTCTCAAAGGTATACCAGCAATTGTTATAGTGTGAACCAATTTGCATCTGCTGCTTTATACGTTCACTGGGAGTAAAAACAAAGGAAGTTGCAATGCTTGCACAACCGCCTGCAATGCAATGGGCAAAAGAATGATGTTCCTGCAAAAGTAAATGGTTAAGACTTTTAGGTGTGTAGACATCACATCAAGGTATAACACAAAAGACATGCAGAAAAGCAATATTAAGCATCATAATCCAtttcctttttaaatattttcctgCAAACAGAGGGTAGACATTTCAAAAACAAGGAACAACAAGAAAGTTGAACAAAGCAAATAGAATAAATGCAACCTTGGGAAAATGAGGAAGCAAAGATCCTTTAACTGATTCATATGTAAAAGTGTAAATGGCAGAAATTGGAGCTGACGATGCAATATTGCTACCTATTCCACGATAAAGCCCGGTCATGCCTGAAAATTCCATCTCGATCAATACATGATGCCAATGCTGCCAAGATAAATATTAAACAGAAAGccaagaagaagaacaagttcAATAAACTACCAGCAAGCACAATCACCTTCAACTTTTCACACTAGAATTTACCTCTTTCAGAAACAATTGATCTTCCAATGAAGGAGATAGACTTCTGTTCTGCAGGGCAAGATTGGATGATTGTCTTTACTGTATCTATAGGATGCAGAGAAAGGCTAACAAAAATACCAGCAAATGCACCCGCAAAAGCATGCTCTTGCTTAGCTAAGGCATACTGAGGTCTTTCGCATGCTGATGACTGAATTTGTATTCCAGTTCTGCCCTGAGTAACCAGATTTTGAGGTTGTTCTCTTGCATTTTTAGGTGCATCAAAATCACCAATGTCATTTTCAAAATGTTCATGTGTACTCTTACATGGAGCTAAACAATTAATATGATAATCTGAGCAAAGAACAGAATTTAGAGCTCTTGAAGCACTACTATTGGCATTAAAATCATGGAGAGCCGCAAGGAAATGGTCAGAGGATACAGAGCTGGATTTTCCTATAGTTACTACTCTTGCATTATCGCACACTGATACCTCTTTTGATTCGACTGAATCAGAATAACAGTCAGCAGTTCTAGAAGCTAAGTTATTTGCAGGGTTAGTTGGACAATCTCTGGCAATGCAACCTTCTGTGCTGTTATTTGCAGGATATTTTGAACCAGCAGGAATCAGTTCCTTCATCCATCCATATATCTTATCCAATTCATATCCAGTACCCACAGTTGCAAGACCTTTTCCCTCCCGAGACTCATTCCGCAAGCTGGTACCTCTCTTCAAAAACCGCCAGAACAGTGACCGGCTGTAATTTTGACTAGAAGGTTCAAACACCAACATCTTCTTAGTTACTTTAAGAAACTCAAACTGTGGCTGCACCATCTGTGTAACATGGCTACCATTCCTTATATCAACACAAAAGTATTTAGTATTATCATCTAGAATAGCTGCCCCGCCAGCTCCTGCCCCGTTCAGATCATTCAAGATAACATTTTTCTGATCCTTGGTTTCAGGAATGGCGCAAGGATTCAAAAGATTCCAAACCTGCCCAACTGCTGAGACAAGCTCAGTCGTGCTGAATATTTCTGGCGACGAAGTTCCAGATTTTATGTCATTTGGCTTATTGTTCTCAGAAATGGAAGGGGAATGTCCATCATGGACAAAATCAGCAAGGTCAAAAGGCATTCCCCCATTTCGATTCCTCTTGTAAGTAATTGGAGGAGGCTGATTACCTCTAACAGGCCTTTTGCCCCCATACATTTTGTTACAGATCTTTCAAGACTTCCCTCGAAAAAGCAGACAGTACAACATCACTATCTTGAAAGCAACAGTAACTGCAAACACAAAGATTGAGTTTCAAATCTAAACAACACACAAACACCTTAAATCCCAAGTAATTCACGTAATTATGCAAAACccaaaatcctttaaaaaacgAGATTGACTGTGACTAATAGCAAAACCCACCTGCTGCAATGGAATGCAAAATTGAACAAATGTAGTCCCAATTACGAAAAAGTAAGCTTTTTTACATGGCAGCTTCTAAAGGTAACTAAAAACCagttcacaaaaacaaaaagcgaGACCATTCTTATTTGGGTTAGAGCTTTCACATTATCCAAAcagaatataaataaaaaggtcGAACATTTATAAGAGTTCAAGGAGTTTTAGAGAAAGCTCAGACCTTGATGAGTTTGACTTTTCTTCTAGCAGAAAGTAGCAGTATCTGAGAATTGTCTCTGGAATCATTTCCtggataaatatttttgaaggaAGGAAAACTTGGGGTTTTTACgagggtttttatttaaatttgtgatATCATTTTTAAGCATAAATTCTATCAAATCATTGCTTTACCATTATGCAGTGATGGGCCACCGTACAGATTCTTGCCTGTTTGAAAATTGAATGTTGGGACTATGTTTAATGGGCCGAGACGATACAGCGAGGACCCTCTCGTAAATAAGTAATGCTTcgttcccaaatttattttttccaatactATCAATCATCGATCATTGATATGATAATGGATCCGATGGAGCACTCCTCTCGTCGAGCAGTAGATATTAttctaagaaataaaatttttaattgttttttcccttAGAAATACCATTGTTGAACATGATGATTCCATCAATAAATTTACATGGTCGATCTAAAATATTTGGCTAAGTTcccaataatttttaaaattttatcgtgatgaaaataaatcattataaattttctaattaaaaaacggtttaaattaaatatggaTGCAATCCATGTGAAGATGGTCTATTATAAGAATTACACCTTctaacatttttattattaccatAGTTGCTGCCAAAACgactcacttttttttatttcaaaatatatttattttgagttttttttttattttttatccgcTGAAACTTGGTAATGGTTTTGCTgagattataaattttaatccaaaGTTCATAAatctcttttcaattttctcaatATCTCTAGGTTTATTTTTGAAGATCTTCCTCTCCATTACctctcatatttattttttattatttttatttcttttcaccggagtttcttttaattgtcgATGACCTGATGTTCATGCAAGAGTTTACAAACAATATAACAGCAACCACCAATTACAGGAAGACAATGAATTATCAGTGTCATTCACGGATGTCTGTGATAATTAATACATGTCagcaatgaaaaacaaatactgTCAAGCATCAAACATTCTAataatattcttcttctttttttctttttctttttctttttcaattaaaaatcggATAATGTGTTCATTTGTGGAGAACTAAAATTTTTGTCTGTGTGTGCATAAACATTCTGGAGAATTACAGCTGCAATTTAAAACTCTCTCCTTTTGTCTATATCAATGGTTACGAAGCAAAAATAAAGTTACCATTACATGAACACGAGGAAGGAGAAGCTATCAACCTTATGGTTTCTTGTTCTAATTatatctccttctaatttattgTTCGAAGGAGACTATTTCAGTTTTCAAATCATATATTTGCAGGTATTATCTAAGAGCCGAGCCCAATGCCTCATTCACTCCTCTGTAGGAACCGATGCTGATTACTTGAAGCCTGGTATGCCAGCATGTTATCATTGGTGCCTTTGTCAACTATAGCAAGAGTAACCTGCTGCTATTAGTCTCAacattttattcttgatttataATTACTCCATCTCATAGATCCAACCTGTATCAGTTGCAGGATGTGCAGGAAAAGTGTGATCGTTGACAGGAGGTTGTGCTGGTATAAAATATGCAAGAAGGATCCTCAGAACTTGATCCTGTGTTTTCTTTATCAAAGTTGCTAGTTAAAACAGTCGATTTTATCACTGTTTCTTCTTGTGCTCAATCGGAGCTGTCTTCTATTATATTTGTCAAATTCttataatcttataaaattGTGCTTCACATACTGTACTTGGATGTAATGGAAACAAGAGGGGCTAAAACAACTCAAAGAGTAGGTAGGGTTCTTCTTCACAGTTTTTGACCGATACTTCTTGATAGAGCTGTTGCTCAATACCATTGGATTTTATCGTTCTCTCATTCTACAAAACTacaacatataaaattataatcataataattaCCTGAATCAAATGTTATAAGAGATATAgcacaaaataaagaaagctAGGATAATGATGACAATACTGTAATGCAAGCCTACATTATGCCATGGGGGGTAATCCAAATCATATGCATCTTTTTTGTGGAGGAAGTAGTACGGAATTGCTCAAAACAAGCGGTCTCCAAGTTATAGACACCTGCATCATATCTTATTTGCTTATTCTTGCAGCCCTTTGCATTGACAGATTGATCCGTGTAATAGATGCAATTTCCCTTCAAGCTCGATGCCTCTGACTCTGGTAAAGTAAATGGTTGCATCTGCGTTGGTCCCAGAAATAGGGCATAATCACCCAAACTCCCGACTTGATGTTTATCCCAATCATAGTCATtaactttttcatgtttatcCCGATAATAGGAATCGGAATCCAGTTTGTACAATAGGAACTGTGAGGTTAGTGCAGGTTGATCACCTCCGTCCTTTCTGCGCACCACAATCAACAACTCGCCTTGTGCTTCCACCAAGTATAGATGCTCGAACGTTTTGAAACTGGAATTCCGAGTGCGTGGAACACTGTTTATCAATTCATTGATACATAGATCAGACCCGTCGAAATTACAGACGAATAACTTCTTAGTTACATGCAACACATAAAACCGGTCGTGGCAATAAACCGCGTCCAAATAACCCTCGTGGTCAATTGAAGAATGTCCAAATCCAATGCTTCTCCACTCTCTGTTTCCCAATTTGCAATAAGCAATCTGACCATAGTTATAAATGGCCAAGACCAAGCATGAATTTGCTTCTAAGGGGTTTGGACAACAAGATAAAACAACTTTCTCAATAGAGCATGATCTAGGATACCATGATGGAACACCGCCTGTGCCATAAGGAGGGAGTGTGGACACATCAGGAAGTTCGAATTTTTCACCCGAGACAGGATTCAGGACAAGCATgtccttgtttattttattggtgAATGCTTCCTCGTTTCTGTCCTCCAAGATCAGCCACCCTCGATAAGACCCGCAATATTTACCAGCTAGCGGGATTGTTAGCATTAGCGGTTTGTTAGGCGCAGGGCTATCTTGGTTATCATCCTTGTTGATGATTTGTTTCAGAGGCAAGAATTGGTGTGTCTTGGAGGACCTCTTGAGGCTACCAGTAGGTAGTATAAGACCTGGAAGTTGCTGAATCGCTAGGTTATTGCAATCTTGAGGAAGGTTATAGCACTCAGCCATTCTGGTTGCTGCGTCAATTTGTGCTCCAAGAAGAGACTAACTAGTGAAAAGTATAATGTGATAGAGCAGCTACACACAATGTCGGCCTCTTACGTTTATAAAACCAGAGACTTTATGATTCCGTAGTTAAATCGGATGACTTCTTATTTTCCGAAGCCTGGTTCCTTAAGGATGGTCGAACGTGCTCAACCGTTAGGATATCTGTCCGAGCTAGCCCATTCTTCAACTTTCCTGTTCAAGGAGCCGGCTTGTCGGAttacttaatattaaaaagaaggataattattttaatacagtGAAGAAAACGAGAACTTTGTATTTAGTGGacttttacattttatttgctgaaaaataattttttcaaaaaaataaattattttttaatgtttggtagtgtaatggaaaataagttgaaaaatatttttcagtatttggttatgtcataaaaaataagctggaaaataacttattaatgttttatttttttcaaatttattaaaataataaggaacaaatcttacaaattaaaaagttgaatgagaatgaaattgaaaaatatataatttcataaattatctcaaataaaataaataataatcaaaataatagagattaaatctataaaataaaaaaaaataaaagataaagaaattaaaataataataattaacatttcataaattatttcaaataaaataagtaacaatcaaaagaatagggatcaaatttgatagataaaaaatttcaataaaaaaataataaggaaaaaacaaataacaattataaaaatgaggactaaaattaatataaaaattaaattttaagagatgaaattgaaaattaaatatttaaaacaaaatatatatatatttgagaaccaaatttgatataattaacaaataatatgacatttctaaatttttcacaactttcagaaagtgttttctgtccaAATTTTACAGTAAAATACTTTTCTagaaaccaagctaaatttttctttgactggaaagtattttttgttaactaatttttctaataacaaataaatacaggaaaattttaaaaataattttccacAAACCttccaaaaacaaacaaatcctatatttataattcttttccTAGGTGCTTAGGAATTcagtttccttttttaattagGAATCTAACCCGCGACctcccatttaaaaaaaaaaggaaaaaaagaaagaggaataTCTCTATAGATAATAATAGTATTTGTTGTTTTCCTTCTTTATGTGTTCTCTCCACCATTGAAGCAGTCACAGAAACAAAAACTACACTCGTCCGCTCAAGAAAACCAAGAGAAACTACATCCCGCCTGCTTATTGTTTCTTATGACAATGAGgggaagccaaaaaaaaaaaaaaactgttaaaaaaaaattgtgatgttATAGAGTGACAATGGTGAAACCTAAATAGGTTACCATTGCCTATATACAAGCACAAACACTCCCACGAGATAAATGGAAGTAATTGTTGGTAATAATAATCATTACAAGTTAGAATCACATTCTGCCAAGGTTAGGCTTCAATCATTCTACCATCTAAAACTCCTTCACTTTTAGTGCCATTGTTTCACCGGCTTGGTTGCAGAGAAACTGCTTGCAGGAGGTTTCCTGGCTGCTGACATacctttccaggaaaaaaaaaagcggAGGGTGAATCAACAGAGATTATTAAAAGCATAGGGCACCATTGTAAGTGAAGGATAATAGTTGCAAGTATTAGTGTTAGCAGTAATAGCATACCAACACGCCCTGCAAGATAAGGGACTCCAGAAGGAGATCCATGGTTCAGTATGAAAAGTAATTAAACATACGTACTTGATGAAGCCTTAGAGGCAGAGCTGATAGTCGTTGACAGACGAGGTAATCTTGTTTGTGCCAGCTTTTGTGAAGGCTTAGGAAGCCTAGATACGAAACTCGGTCTGCTGAAAACAGCAAAATTTATCAGGCTTTGGATTCAATGCAAGAAAGTGGTATAACTCTGATTAAAATCCTAGGCCTCGAGAACAACCATACAGAAACTCATTCAAAGAGGAGGAAAGGACAGAACGTGAGTGATAAAATTTACCAATAAAGAGATGTAGCAGCAGCACTATGCACAGGAAAgctatataacaaaataaaaatttaccttATTTTtctatgccttttattttatgctGAAGATACCAAACTAATGATGACTTCCCATCCCAAATACTTCAGGGAATAAATTTAGTTGAATAACAGTAAAAATGCAGGTACAACAGCGCTGAAGATATGTGTAGGATATGATAGTAGATCATTTTAAAACTGAGCAATAACTTCTAAAGATATACCTTAGTTTTAGTATAATTTAGAAAGTTTTTGAAAACCGAAGcaatttataatatcaaaatcgTTTCACAACTTTTACACTGCAATTTTACTTGGGTGATAAAACTGAGTGCCAGTCAGGTTGTAGTATCGCAGAGACAAGAAGCTGTCTGacccaaacaaaaaagattGTAGA is part of the Populus nigra chromosome 8, ddPopNigr1.1, whole genome shotgun sequence genome and harbors:
- the LOC133701966 gene encoding putative F-box protein At5g55150 — its product is MAECYNLPQDCNNLAIQQLPGLILPTGSLKRSSKTHQFLPLKQIINKDDNQDSPAPNKPLMLTIPLAGKYCGSYRGWLILEDRNEEAFTNKINKDMLVLNPVSGEKFELPDVSTLPPYGTGGVPSWYPRSCSIEKVVLSCCPNPLEANSCLVLAIYNYGQIAYCKLGNREWRSIGFGHSSIDHEGYLDAVYCHDRFYVLHVTKKLFVCNFDGSDLCINELINSVPRTRNSSFKTFEHLYLVEAQGELLIVVRRKDGGDQPALTSQFLLYKLDSDSYYRDKHEKVNDYDWDKHQVGSLGDYALFLGPTQMQPFTLPESEASSLKGNCIYYTDQSVNAKGCKNKQIRYDAGVYNLETACFEQFRTTSSTKKMHMIWITPHGIM
- the LOC133700586 gene encoding uncharacterized protein LOC133700586 isoform X2, which translates into the protein MYGGKRPVRGNQPPPITYKRNRNGGMPFDLADFVHDGHSPSISENNKPNDIKSGTSSPEIFSTTELVSAVGQVWNLLNPCAIPETKDQKNVILNDLNGAGAGGAAILDDNTKYFCVDIRNGSHVTQMVQPQFEFLKVTKKMLVFEPSSQNYSRSLFWRFLKRGTSLRNESREGKGLATVGTGYELDKIYGWMKELIPAGSKYPANNSTEGCIARDCPTNPANNLASRTADCYSDSVESKEVSVCDNARVVTIGKSSSVSSDHFLAALHDFNANSSASRALNSVLCSDYHINCLAPCKSTHEHFENDIGDFDAPKNAREQPQNLVTQGRTGIQIQSSACERPQYALAKQEHAFAGAFAGIFVSLSLHPIDTVKTIIQSCPAEQKSISFIGRSIVSERGMTGLYRGIGSNIASSAPISAIYTFTYESVKGSLLPHFPKEHHSFAHCIAGGCASIATSFVFTPSERIKQQMQIGSHYNNCWSALVGIIGKGGFHSLYAGWGAVLCRNIPQSVIKFYTYESLKQLVLSSQNSSAQPSTLQTLVCGGLAGSTAALFTTPFDVVKTRLQTQWHFADSWIHEPIWKRISCTSRNRQE
- the LOC133700586 gene encoding probable S-adenosylmethionine carrier 2, chloroplastic isoform X1 — protein: MYGGKRPVRGNQPPPITYKRNRNGGMPFDLADFVHDGHSPSISENNKPNDIKSGTSSPEIFSTTELVSAVGQVWNLLNPCAIPETKDQKNVILNDLNGAGAGGAAILDDNTKYFCVDIRNGSHVTQMVQPQFEFLKVTKKMLVFEPSSQNYSRSLFWRFLKRGTSLRNESREGKGLATVGTGYELDKIYGWMKELIPAGSKYPANNSTEGCIARDCPTNPANNLASRTADCYSDSVESKEVSVCDNARVVTIGKSSSVSSDHFLAALHDFNANSSASRALNSVLCSDYHINCLAPCKSTHEHFENDIGDFDAPKNAREQPQNLVTQGRTGIQIQSSACERPQYALAKQEHAFAGAFAGIFVSLSLHPIDTVKTIIQSCPAEQKSISFIGRSIVSERGMTGLYRGIGSNIASSAPISAIYTFTYESVKGSLLPHFPKEHHSFAHCIAGGCASIATSFVFTPSERIKQQMQIGSHYNNCWSALVGIIGKGGFHSLYAGWGAVLCRNIPQSVIKFYTYESLKQLVLSSQNSSAQPSTLQTLVCGGLAGSTAALFTTPFDVVKTRLQTQIPGSMSPYGNVFHALQEIGKNEGLKGLYRGLTPRLVMYMSQGALFFASYEFLKRLFSLEMPQFRA